In Cedecea neteri, a single genomic region encodes these proteins:
- a CDS encoding AraC family transcriptional regulator — translation MSSQAICQQLTEKINQLILKEKKENFFDGVRLMYGTKPMARTPVMYEPGIVFLFSGHKTGYLNDRVFRYDVNEYLLLTVPLPFECETFATADVPLAGMRVKVDIQQLQDLLMDIGEDDLFRPQSCTDGINSAELSEEILCAAERLLDVLDRPLDARVLGKQIIREILYHVLTGPSGGALLALVSRQTHFSLISRVLRRIENQYTENLSVDQLAAEANMSVSAFHHNFKSVTSTSPLQYLKTYRLHKARMLMLHDGMKASAAAIRVGYESASQFSREFKRYFGVTPGEDMARMRVI, via the coding sequence ATGAGCAGCCAGGCTATCTGCCAGCAACTGACTGAAAAGATTAATCAGCTAATTTTAAAGGAAAAAAAAGAGAATTTTTTCGATGGCGTACGGCTGATGTACGGCACCAAACCGATGGCTCGTACCCCGGTCATGTACGAGCCGGGCATTGTTTTTCTCTTTTCGGGTCATAAAACGGGTTACCTCAATGACCGCGTGTTCCGCTATGACGTCAATGAATACCTGCTTCTGACGGTGCCCTTGCCCTTCGAGTGCGAAACTTTTGCGACGGCCGACGTACCGCTCGCCGGGATGCGTGTGAAAGTGGATATCCAGCAACTGCAGGATTTGCTGATGGACATCGGCGAAGACGATCTCTTCCGTCCGCAGTCCTGTACCGACGGGATAAATTCTGCCGAACTGTCGGAAGAAATTCTTTGCGCAGCGGAGCGGTTGCTGGACGTATTGGATCGTCCTCTTGATGCCCGAGTCCTGGGCAAGCAGATTATCCGCGAGATCCTTTATCACGTTTTGACGGGGCCAAGCGGCGGGGCGCTACTGGCGCTGGTCAGCCGTCAGACCCATTTTAGCTTGATCAGTCGGGTGCTGCGTCGGATTGAAAATCAGTACACCGAAAACTTGTCGGTGGACCAGCTGGCAGCCGAGGCCAACATGAGCGTTTCGGCTTTCCATCATAATTTTAAGTCGGTGACCAGCACTTCGCCGCTGCAATACTTGAAAACTTACCGCCTGCATAAGGCAAGAATGTTAATGCTGCATGACGGTATGAAGGCAAGCGCGGCGGCTATCCGCGTGGGCTACGAGAGCGCATCTCAGTTTAGTCGGGAGTTTAAACGCTATTTTGGCGTGACGCCGGGGGAAGATATGGCGCGGATGCGCGTGATTTGA
- the yqhD gene encoding alcohol dehydrogenase gives MNNFNLHTPTRILFGKGSLAELRDQIPADARVLITYGGGSVIKTGVLDQVKDALKGLDVLEFGGIEPNPSYETLMKAVEIARKENVTFLLAVGGGSVLDGTKFIAAAAHYPQDIDPWNILLTRGNDVKSAIPMGSVLTLPATGSESNKGAVVSRRSTGDKQAFMSDFVQPVFAVLDPVYTYTLPPKQVANGVVDAFVHTIEQYLTYPVNAKVQDRFAEGILLTLIEDGPKALKDPENYDVRANVMWAATMALNGLIGAGVPQDWATHMLGHELTAMHGLDHAQTLAVVLPSLMNEKRNEKRAKLLQYAERVWNITSGSEEERIDAAIEATRNFFEKMGTATRLSAYGLDGSSIPALLVKLEEKGMTKLGEHQDITLDVSRRIYEAAR, from the coding sequence ATGAATAACTTCAATCTTCATACCCCAACCCGCATCCTGTTTGGTAAAGGCTCCCTGGCAGAACTGCGTGACCAGATCCCAGCGGACGCTCGCGTACTGATCACCTACGGCGGCGGCAGCGTGATTAAAACTGGCGTACTGGACCAGGTGAAAGACGCGCTGAAAGGCCTGGACGTGCTGGAGTTTGGCGGCATCGAACCTAACCCGTCTTACGAAACGCTGATGAAAGCCGTGGAAATCGCGCGTAAAGAAAACGTGACTTTCCTGCTGGCAGTCGGCGGTGGCTCCGTGCTCGACGGCACCAAATTCATCGCCGCTGCGGCGCATTATCCGCAAGATATCGATCCGTGGAACATTCTGCTGACCCGCGGTAACGACGTGAAAAGCGCGATCCCGATGGGTTCAGTGCTGACGCTGCCTGCAACCGGCTCCGAGTCCAACAAAGGCGCAGTAGTTTCCCGCCGCTCTACCGGCGACAAACAGGCGTTTATGTCTGACTTCGTACAGCCTGTCTTTGCGGTTCTGGATCCGGTTTACACCTACACCCTGCCACCTAAACAGGTTGCTAACGGCGTGGTGGATGCCTTTGTTCATACTATCGAGCAGTACCTGACTTACCCGGTTAACGCCAAAGTTCAGGATCGTTTTGCGGAAGGCATTCTGCTGACGCTTATCGAAGACGGCCCGAAAGCGCTGAAAGATCCGGAAAACTATGACGTGCGTGCGAACGTGATGTGGGCTGCAACGATGGCGCTGAATGGCCTGATCGGGGCTGGCGTGCCGCAGGACTGGGCGACCCATATGCTGGGCCACGAACTGACCGCAATGCACGGTCTGGATCACGCCCAAACGCTGGCGGTGGTTCTGCCTTCTCTGATGAATGAAAAACGTAACGAGAAGCGCGCCAAACTGCTGCAATACGCAGAACGCGTCTGGAACATCACCTCCGGCAGCGAAGAAGAGCGTATTGATGCGGCTATCGAAGCGACCCGCAATTTCTTCGAGAAAATGGGTACTGCAACTCGCCTGTCCGCCTACGGCCTGGACGGCAGCTCCATCCCTGCTCTGCTGGTGAAACTGGAAGAAAAAGGGATGACTAAGCTGGGCGAACATCAGGACATCACGCTGGACGTTAGCCGCCGCATTTACGAAGCCGCGCGCTAA
- the dkgA gene encoding 2,5-didehydrogluconate reductase DkgA, giving the protein MTHPTLIKLQDGNVMPQLGLGVWQASNDQVRTAIEKALEVGYRSIDTAAAYKNEDGVGAALKSAGIARDDLFITTKLWNSDQQRPRQALEDSLEKLQLDYVDLYLLHWPVPSKDHYLEAWKGLIELQKEGLVKSIGVCNFNLNHLQRLIDETGVSPVINQIELHPLLQQRSLHAWNATHKIQTESWSPLAQGGEGVFDQKIIRDLADKYGKTPAQVVIRWHLDSGLVVIPKSVTPARIAENFDVFDFRLDKEELAEIAKLDSGKRLGPDPDVFVG; this is encoded by the coding sequence ATGACTCATCCAACCTTAATCAAGCTCCAGGATGGCAACGTAATGCCGCAGCTTGGGCTCGGTGTCTGGCAGGCCAGCAACGACCAGGTCAGGACAGCCATTGAGAAAGCCCTGGAAGTGGGATATCGCTCCATTGATACCGCCGCCGCCTACAAAAACGAGGATGGCGTAGGTGCCGCGCTGAAAAGCGCGGGCATTGCGCGTGACGACCTGTTTATTACCACCAAGCTCTGGAACAGCGACCAGCAGCGTCCACGCCAGGCGCTGGAAGATAGCCTTGAGAAACTGCAGCTCGATTATGTCGATCTTTATCTGCTGCACTGGCCGGTGCCGAGTAAAGATCACTATCTAGAAGCCTGGAAAGGGCTGATTGAGCTGCAAAAAGAGGGGCTGGTGAAGAGTATCGGGGTATGTAACTTCAATCTTAATCACCTCCAGCGGCTGATCGACGAAACCGGCGTTAGCCCGGTGATCAATCAGATTGAGCTGCACCCTCTGTTGCAACAACGTTCGCTCCACGCCTGGAACGCGACCCACAAAATCCAGACGGAGTCCTGGAGCCCGCTGGCACAGGGTGGTGAAGGCGTATTTGATCAGAAAATCATTCGTGATTTAGCGGACAAATACGGAAAAACCCCGGCCCAGGTAGTGATTCGCTGGCACCTCGATAGCGGACTGGTGGTTATCCCTAAATCGGTCACGCCTGCCCGTATTGCTGAAAACTTTGACGTGTTCGACTTCCGCCTGGACAAAGAAGAGCTGGCTGAAATCGCGAAGCTCGACAGCGGCAAACGCCTTGGGCCAGACCCGGACGTGTTTGTCGGCTAA
- the phnC gene encoding phosphonate ABC transporter ATP-binding protein — MNRSLAVVINSDLESLPQFAPAPGRKVLSVKSLSKAYNAHQTVLHDINFDLHAGELVGVIGRSGAGKSTLLHILNGTHSATSGEILSFPEVGMPHDVSKLSGRALNQWRTECGMIFQDFCLVPRLDVLTNVLLGRLSQTSTLKSLFKVFPEADRARAISLLEWMNMLPHALQRAENLSGGQMQRVAICRALMQNPSILLADEPVASLDPKNTQRIMKVLREVCEQGISVMVNLHSIELVKEYCTRVIGVAKGNIVFDGHPSMLTDDVLHLLYGDEINQVH; from the coding sequence ATGAACAGATCCCTTGCCGTAGTTATCAACTCTGACCTGGAGTCGCTGCCGCAGTTTGCGCCTGCGCCAGGGCGTAAAGTCCTGAGCGTTAAGAGCCTGAGTAAAGCCTATAACGCACACCAGACCGTGCTGCATGACATTAACTTCGACCTGCATGCCGGTGAGCTGGTGGGCGTGATTGGCCGTTCAGGCGCGGGGAAATCCACGCTGCTGCATATTCTTAACGGTACGCATTCTGCCACGTCGGGCGAGATCCTCAGCTTTCCGGAAGTCGGGATGCCGCACGATGTGTCTAAACTCAGCGGTCGCGCCCTGAACCAATGGCGCACCGAATGCGGCATGATTTTCCAGGACTTCTGCCTGGTGCCAAGACTGGACGTGCTGACCAACGTCCTGCTGGGTCGCCTGAGCCAGACCTCCACGCTGAAATCCCTGTTTAAGGTTTTCCCTGAGGCAGACCGCGCCCGTGCGATTTCGCTTCTGGAGTGGATGAACATGCTGCCCCACGCCCTGCAACGCGCCGAGAACCTTTCCGGCGGCCAGATGCAGCGCGTCGCCATTTGCCGCGCGCTGATGCAAAACCCAAGCATTTTGCTGGCCGATGAGCCGGTGGCATCACTCGACCCGAAAAATACCCAACGCATCATGAAAGTGCTGCGTGAAGTGTGTGAGCAAGGCATCAGCGTGATGGTGAACCTGCATTCCATCGAGCTGGTGAAAGAGTACTGCACCCGCGTTATCGGGGTTGCAAAAGGAAATATCGTGTTTGACGGTCATCCGTCGATGTTAACGGACGACGTGCTGCATCTCTTGTACGGCGATGAAATCAATCAAGTGCATTAA
- the phnD gene encoding phosphonate ABC transporter substrate-binding protein produces MKKQLTGALRLSAVITGLVIAGHAMAADQPRELNLGILGGQNATQQIGDNQCVKQFMDKELNVDTKLRNSSDYSGVIQGLIGGKVDLVLSMSPSSYASVYMNDPKAVDIVGIAVDDKDQSRGYHSVVIVKADSPYKTIEDLKGKSFGFADPDSTSGYLIPNHEFKQKLGGTADNKYNNFFSSVTFSGGHEQDILGVLNGQFAGAVTWASMVGDYNDGYTAGAFNRLIRMDHPDLMKQIRIIWTSPLIPNGPILVSNKLPADFKAKVVDAVKKLDKEDHGCFVKAMGGTQHIGPASVADFQQIIDMKRELVSAR; encoded by the coding sequence ATGAAAAAGCAACTGACTGGCGCATTACGTTTATCTGCAGTGATTACTGGCCTTGTGATTGCAGGCCACGCTATGGCTGCTGACCAGCCGCGCGAACTGAACCTCGGGATCCTCGGCGGGCAGAATGCGACCCAGCAAATTGGTGATAACCAGTGTGTGAAGCAGTTCATGGACAAAGAACTGAATGTCGACACTAAACTGCGTAACTCTTCTGACTACTCTGGCGTTATTCAGGGCCTGATCGGCGGTAAAGTCGACCTGGTGCTGAGCATGTCTCCTTCTTCCTACGCTTCGGTGTACATGAACGACCCGAAAGCGGTAGATATCGTTGGCATCGCAGTTGACGATAAAGACCAGTCTCGCGGTTACCACTCCGTGGTGATCGTGAAAGCCGACAGCCCGTACAAAACCATCGAAGACCTGAAAGGCAAATCCTTCGGCTTCGCGGATCCTGACTCCACCTCTGGCTACCTGATCCCTAACCACGAGTTCAAACAGAAACTCGGCGGTACCGCGGACAACAAATACAACAACTTCTTCTCTAGCGTCACCTTCTCCGGCGGCCACGAGCAGGACATCCTGGGCGTACTGAACGGCCAGTTTGCTGGCGCGGTGACCTGGGCTTCCATGGTTGGCGACTATAACGACGGCTACACCGCCGGGGCGTTTAACCGCCTGATCCGTATGGATCACCCTGACCTGATGAAGCAGATCCGCATCATCTGGACTTCGCCACTGATCCCGAACGGCCCGATCCTGGTCAGCAACAAGCTGCCTGCTGACTTCAAGGCCAAAGTGGTAGATGCAGTGAAGAAGCTGGATAAAGAAGATCACGGCTGCTTCGTGAAGGCGATGGGCGGCACCCAGCACATCGGCCCGGCGTCAGTGGCTGACTTCCAGCAGATCATCGACATGAAGCGTGAGCTGGTTAGCGCTCGCTGA
- the phnE gene encoding phosphonate ABC transporter, permease protein PhnE, translating to MMLNTEFERYYHQVRMRQKRDTLIWSLLLVGLYLTAGHIAEFSLTTIWQSLPNFLDYMFETLPTLHLPVLLADVHTKGSLAYWGYRLPIQLPLIWETLQLALASTLISTCIAAVLAFLAAGNTWTPPAVRFGVRASVAFLRTMPELAWAVMFVMAFGIGAIPGFLALALHTIGSLTKLFYEAIESASDKPVRGLVACGATPLQRVRFALWPQVKPIFLSYSFMRFEINFRSSTILGLVGAGGIGQELMTNIKLDRYDQVSITLLLIIVVVSILDVLSGRLRRWVLEGKK from the coding sequence ATGATGTTGAATACGGAATTTGAGCGTTACTATCACCAGGTCAGAATGCGCCAGAAGCGCGACACCCTGATTTGGTCCCTGCTGCTGGTAGGCCTGTATCTTACTGCCGGTCATATCGCTGAGTTCAGCCTGACCACCATCTGGCAATCGCTGCCAAACTTCCTCGACTACATGTTCGAAACCCTGCCGACCCTGCACCTCCCGGTTCTTCTGGCCGACGTCCACACCAAAGGCTCGCTGGCCTACTGGGGATACCGTCTGCCGATTCAGCTGCCGCTGATTTGGGAAACGCTGCAGCTGGCGCTGGCTTCAACGCTGATTTCGACCTGTATTGCTGCCGTGCTGGCATTTTTGGCCGCTGGTAATACATGGACGCCCCCTGCCGTGCGCTTCGGCGTTCGTGCTTCGGTGGCGTTTCTGAGAACCATGCCGGAGCTGGCATGGGCGGTAATGTTCGTGATGGCCTTCGGTATCGGCGCTATTCCGGGGTTTCTGGCGCTAGCCCTGCACACCATTGGCAGCCTGACCAAACTGTTCTATGAAGCCATCGAAAGCGCATCCGACAAACCGGTACGCGGCCTGGTGGCCTGCGGTGCTACGCCACTTCAGCGCGTACGCTTCGCCCTGTGGCCGCAGGTGAAACCGATCTTCCTGTCCTACAGCTTTATGCGCTTCGAGATTAACTTCCGTTCCTCCACCATTCTCGGCCTCGTTGGCGCGGGCGGGATCGGCCAGGAGCTGATGACCAACATTAAACTCGACCGTTACGATCAGGTCAGCATCACGCTGCTGCTGATTATCGTGGTGGTTTCCATCCTCGATGTCCTGTCCGGCAGGCTGCGCCGCTGGGTTCTGGAGGGGAAAAAATGA
- the phnE gene encoding phosphonate ABC transporter, permease protein PhnE, protein MSISQATPDLAKSREQHRELYRMQGRYLRHIGLLAAAILGYYVWFFFTFGIDSGQILTGIAQLGRYFLRMFVWHDFVNWPFAYYFSQIAITLAIVFAGTLTATVLALLLSFFAARNIMQGPVARIVALLVRRLFDLLRGVDMAIWGLIFVRAVGLGPLAGVLAIIMQDTGLLGRLYAEGHEAVERSPSRGLTAVGAAGIQKHRFGIFTQSFPAFLSLSLYQIESNTRSAAVLGFVGAGGVGLVYAENMRLWNWDVVMFITLILVCVVMAMDAISAWLRRRYITGKPVPLYSPQ, encoded by the coding sequence ATGAGCATTTCACAGGCAACACCGGATCTCGCTAAAAGCCGCGAGCAGCACCGTGAACTTTACCGGATGCAGGGGCGCTATCTGCGCCACATCGGGCTGCTGGCCGCCGCTATCCTCGGCTACTACGTTTGGTTTTTCTTCACTTTTGGCATCGACTCCGGGCAAATCCTGACTGGCATAGCTCAGCTCGGGCGCTACTTCCTGCGCATGTTTGTCTGGCATGACTTTGTTAACTGGCCGTTCGCCTATTACTTCTCGCAAATCGCCATCACGCTCGCCATTGTTTTTGCCGGGACGCTGACCGCCACGGTGCTGGCGCTGTTGCTGTCGTTCTTTGCCGCCCGAAATATCATGCAGGGCCCGGTAGCACGCATAGTCGCGCTGCTGGTTCGCCGCCTGTTTGACCTGCTGCGCGGCGTGGATATGGCGATTTGGGGGCTAATATTTGTACGAGCCGTGGGGCTTGGCCCGCTGGCAGGTGTGCTGGCAATTATCATGCAGGATACCGGCTTACTGGGCAGGCTGTACGCCGAGGGGCACGAAGCGGTAGAACGCTCCCCGAGCCGGGGATTAACCGCCGTGGGTGCGGCGGGAATTCAGAAGCACCGCTTCGGGATCTTCACCCAGTCATTCCCGGCGTTTCTCTCCCTCAGCCTGTATCAGATTGAGTCCAACACCCGTTCAGCGGCGGTGCTGGGCTTTGTCGGCGCAGGCGGTGTCGGCCTGGTTTATGCCGAGAACATGCGGTTGTGGAACTGGGACGTGGTGATGTTTATCACCCTGATTCTGGTCTGCGTGGTCATGGCGATGGATGCTATTTCGGCCTGGCTGCGCCGCCGTTATATCACCGGGAAGCCGGTGCCGCTGTATTCTCCGCAATAA
- a CDS encoding HAD family hydrolase — protein MSNPLYVFDLDHTLIDADCSTLWSRFLSREGLIKDPDYLAKEHKLMLDYQRGEMNIHEYVGVTLAPLAGMTIADVDTLVARCVETDVLPLVYPEAKRLIEQLHAQGQQMMIISASVSLLVKAIAPRLGIEHAIGIDLVTGNNAYTSVISGVPSYQAGKITRLKEWLAVNSEYSGELTFYTDSINDLPLCLEADKVLMVNPCQKLAAQGARYGWQTLSWAL, from the coding sequence ATGTCTAACCCGCTGTACGTTTTTGACCTCGACCATACCCTGATAGACGCCGATTGCAGCACCCTCTGGAGCCGCTTCCTTTCCCGCGAAGGACTGATAAAAGATCCCGATTATCTGGCCAAAGAGCACAAGCTGATGCTCGATTACCAGCGTGGTGAAATGAATATTCACGAATACGTTGGCGTCACGCTGGCACCGCTGGCCGGCATGACGATTGCCGATGTCGATACGCTGGTGGCCCGCTGCGTAGAAACTGATGTTCTGCCGCTGGTTTACCCGGAAGCGAAGCGCCTGATTGAGCAACTGCACGCTCAGGGCCAGCAGATGATGATTATCTCCGCGTCAGTCAGCCTGCTGGTAAAGGCCATTGCGCCGCGGCTGGGCATTGAACACGCCATCGGTATCGACCTGGTGACCGGCAATAATGCCTACACCAGCGTGATAAGCGGCGTGCCGAGCTATCAGGCAGGTAAAATCACCCGTCTGAAGGAGTGGCTGGCGGTGAACTCGGAATACAGCGGAGAGCTGACGTTTTATACCGACTCTATCAACGACCTACCGCTCTGCCTTGAGGCCGATAAAGTGCTGATGGTAAATCCATGTCAGAAACTTGCGGCGCAGGGCGCTCGCTATGGCTGGCAAACGCTGAGCTGGGCTTTATAG
- a CDS encoding YgiQ family radical SAM protein: MSVKSLIQPDRELFSWPQYWAACFGPAPFLPMSRAEMDELGWDSCDIILVTGDAYVDHPSFGMAICGRMLEAQGFRVGIIAQPDWSSKQDFMRLGKPNLFFGVTAGNMDSMINRYTADRKLRHDDAYTPDNVAGKRPDRASLVYTQRCKEAWRDVPVILGGIEASLRRTAHYDYWSDTVRRSILVDAKADMLIFGNGERPLVEVAHRLANGEDIADICDVRNTAIMRKEAMPGWAGIDSTRLDTPGKIDPIPHPYGDDLPCADGNKPKDTKADEVKAVTVQPPRPKPWEKTYVLLPSFEKVKADKVMYAHASRILHHETNPGCARALMQKHGDRYIWINSPAIPLSTEEMDSVFALPYQRVPHPSYGKARIPAYEMIRFSVNIMRGCFGGCSFCSITEHEGRIIQSRSEDSIISEIEAMRDSVPGFTGVVSDLGGPTANMYMLRCKSPRAEQTCRRLSCVYPEICQHMDTNHQPTIDLYRRARDLKGVKKILIASGVRYDLAVADPRYIKELATHHVGGYLKIAPEHTEEGPLSKMMKPGMGSYHRFKELFDTYSKQAGKEQYLIPYFISAHPGTRDEDMVNLALWLKQHRFRLDQVQNFYPSPLANSTTMYYTGKNPLSKVSYKSEDIVVPRGDRQRRLHKALLRYHDPANWALIREALEAMGKKHLIGGRRECLVPAPTLEEMREARRHARHARPALTKHTPLAHQRRPAAAGKRKPHVK, translated from the coding sequence ATGAGCGTCAAAAGCCTGATCCAGCCGGATCGCGAACTCTTTTCATGGCCTCAATACTGGGCCGCCTGTTTTGGTCCGGCCCCGTTTTTACCCATGTCCCGCGCGGAGATGGATGAACTCGGCTGGGACAGCTGCGACATCATTCTGGTCACCGGCGACGCCTATGTGGATCACCCCAGCTTCGGGATGGCCATCTGTGGCCGTATGTTAGAGGCTCAGGGTTTCCGCGTGGGTATCATTGCTCAGCCGGACTGGTCTTCTAAGCAAGACTTTATGCGACTCGGTAAGCCGAACCTGTTCTTTGGCGTGACCGCCGGGAACATGGACTCGATGATCAACCGCTACACGGCGGATCGCAAGCTGCGCCATGATGACGCCTATACGCCGGATAACGTTGCGGGTAAGCGTCCCGATCGTGCTTCTCTGGTCTACACCCAGCGCTGTAAAGAAGCGTGGCGTGATGTGCCGGTGATCCTCGGCGGCATCGAAGCGAGCCTGCGGCGTACCGCGCACTATGACTACTGGTCTGATACCGTGCGCCGCTCGATTCTGGTGGATGCTAAAGCCGATATGCTGATTTTCGGCAACGGTGAGCGGCCACTGGTGGAAGTGGCGCATCGCCTGGCCAACGGTGAAGATATTGCAGATATTTGCGATGTGCGTAATACCGCTATTATGCGCAAAGAGGCGATGCCCGGCTGGGCAGGTATAGATTCCACCCGGCTTGATACACCAGGAAAAATCGACCCTATTCCGCACCCTTACGGGGACGATCTGCCCTGTGCCGACGGCAATAAACCGAAGGACACGAAAGCGGATGAAGTCAAAGCTGTTACCGTACAGCCGCCGCGACCCAAGCCGTGGGAAAAGACCTATGTCCTGCTGCCGTCTTTTGAGAAGGTGAAGGCCGATAAGGTAATGTACGCCCACGCGTCGCGGATCCTGCATCATGAAACTAACCCCGGTTGCGCCAGAGCGCTGATGCAAAAGCACGGCGATCGCTATATCTGGATCAACTCCCCGGCAATCCCGCTTTCTACCGAAGAGATGGACAGCGTGTTTGCGCTTCCTTACCAGCGTGTGCCTCATCCTTCCTACGGCAAGGCGCGTATTCCGGCCTATGAGATGATCCGCTTCTCGGTGAACATTATGCGCGGCTGCTTCGGCGGCTGCTCTTTCTGCTCAATCACCGAGCACGAAGGCCGCATTATCCAGAGCCGATCCGAAGATTCCATCATCAGTGAAATCGAAGCGATGCGCGATAGCGTGCCGGGCTTTACCGGCGTGGTGTCCGATCTCGGTGGCCCAACCGCCAATATGTATATGCTGCGCTGCAAGTCGCCGCGCGCGGAGCAAACCTGTCGCCGCCTGTCGTGCGTTTATCCGGAAATTTGCCAGCATATGGACACCAACCATCAGCCGACCATCGATCTCTACCGCCGTGCCCGCGATCTTAAGGGCGTGAAGAAGATCTTAATCGCCTCCGGCGTGCGCTACGATCTGGCGGTAGCCGACCCACGCTATATCAAAGAGCTGGCTACTCACCACGTAGGCGGTTACCTGAAAATTGCCCCAGAACATACCGAAGAAGGGCCTCTGTCGAAGATGATGAAGCCGGGGATGGGCAGCTATCATCGCTTTAAAGAGTTGTTCGATACCTATTCGAAGCAGGCTGGCAAAGAGCAGTATCTGATCCCATACTTTATCTCCGCGCACCCGGGAACGCGTGATGAGGACATGGTGAATCTCGCGCTGTGGCTGAAACAGCACCGGTTCCGCCTCGATCAGGTTCAGAATTTCTATCCGTCGCCGCTGGCTAACTCCACCACCATGTATTACACGGGCAAAAATCCGCTGAGCAAGGTGAGCTACAAAAGCGAGGATATCGTCGTGCCTCGCGGTGACCGCCAGCGCCGCCTCCATAAAGCCCTGCTGCGCTATCATGACCCGGCGAACTGGGCGCTGATTCGCGAGGCGCTGGAGGCGATGGGTAAAAAGCACCTGATTGGCGGCAGACGTGAATGCCTGGTGCCTGCCCCGACCCTGGAGGAGATGCGTGAGGCCCGCAGGCATGCTCGTCATGCCCGCCCGGCGCTGACGAAGCACACCCCGCTTGCGCACCAGCGCCGTCCGGCAGCAGCAGGAAAGAGGAAGCCGCATGTGAAGTAA
- the ftsP gene encoding cell division protein FtsP, translating to MSLSRRQFIQASGVALCAGSVPLRANAAGQQQPLPVPPLLESRRGQPLFLTLQRAHWSFTGGAKAPVWGFNGRYMGPTIRVWSGDDVKMIYSNRLQENVAMTIAGLQVPGPLIGGAARMMSPNVDWAPVLPIRQRAATLWYHANTPNRTARQVYNGLAGMWLIEDEVSKSLPIPNHYGVDDFPIIIQDKRLDNFGAPEYQEPGSGGFVGDTLLVNGVQSPYVEVSRGWVRLRLLNASNSRRYQLQMSDGRSIAVISSDQGFLPAPVSVKQLSLAPGERREILIDMTEGKEVSITAGEAAGIMDRIRGFFEPSSILISTLVLTLRPTGLLPLVTDTLPMRLLPEEIIGGNPTRSREITLGDDPGINGQLWDMKRIDIQTQQGTWERWTVRADTPQSFHIEGVSFLVRNVNGASPFGEDRGWKDTVWIDGQVELLVYFGQPSWEHFPFLYSSQTLELADRGSIGQLLVQPAP from the coding sequence ATGTCACTCAGTCGGCGTCAGTTTATTCAGGCATCCGGGGTTGCGCTTTGTGCCGGCTCGGTGCCGCTGAGGGCAAACGCGGCAGGGCAGCAGCAGCCTTTACCTGTCCCCCCTCTGCTTGAATCTCGTCGCGGCCAGCCCTTATTCCTGACGCTGCAGCGCGCCCACTGGTCATTTACCGGCGGCGCGAAGGCACCCGTTTGGGGCTTTAACGGGCGCTATATGGGGCCAACCATTCGCGTCTGGAGCGGGGATGACGTGAAGATGATATACAGCAACCGTCTGCAGGAAAATGTGGCGATGACGATTGCTGGCCTGCAGGTGCCGGGTCCGCTGATTGGCGGCGCTGCACGTATGATGTCGCCAAACGTAGACTGGGCGCCCGTTTTACCTATTCGCCAGCGAGCCGCCACGCTGTGGTATCACGCCAACACGCCGAATCGCACCGCAAGGCAGGTTTACAACGGTCTCGCGGGGATGTGGTTAATTGAGGATGAAGTCAGCAAATCTCTGCCAATCCCTAACCATTACGGCGTGGATGACTTCCCGATCATTATCCAGGACAAACGGCTCGATAACTTCGGTGCGCCGGAATATCAGGAGCCGGGCAGCGGCGGTTTTGTTGGCGATACGCTGCTGGTGAATGGGGTGCAAAGCCCGTACGTGGAAGTGTCCCGCGGTTGGGTACGCCTGCGCTTATTGAACGCCTCAAACTCGCGTCGCTATCAGCTGCAAATGAGTGATGGGCGCTCCATCGCGGTGATTTCCAGCGATCAAGGGTTCCTGCCGGCACCCGTTTCGGTCAAGCAGCTGTCGCTGGCGCCGGGAGAGCGGCGAGAAATTCTGATCGACATGACCGAAGGCAAAGAGGTCTCGATTACTGCCGGTGAAGCTGCGGGGATCATGGATCGCATTCGTGGTTTCTTTGAGCCGTCGAGCATTTTGATCTCCACGCTGGTGTTAACGCTGCGGCCTACAGGGCTGCTGCCGCTGGTAACCGACACGCTGCCAATGCGCCTTCTGCCGGAAGAGATTATTGGCGGTAACCCAACGCGCAGCCGTGAAATCACCCTCGGTGACGATCCGGGCATTAACGGCCAGTTGTGGGACATGAAGCGGATTGATATTCAGACTCAGCAGGGCACCTGGGAACGCTGGACGGTGCGCGCCGACACGCCGCAGTCTTTCCACATTGAGGGCGTCAGTTTCCTGGTGCGCAACGTCAACGGGGCTTCGCCGTTCGGGGAAGATCGCGGCTGGAAGGACACCGTGTGGATCGACGGGCAGGTTGAGCTGCTGGTCTACTTTGGGCAGCCTTCCTGGGAGCATTTCCCGTTCCTCTATTCCAGCCAGACGCTGGAGCTTGCCGACCGCGGCTCCATCGGTCAGTTGCTGGTTCAGCCTGCACCGTAG